One Sinorhizobium mexicanum genomic region harbors:
- a CDS encoding DUF302 domain-containing protein, with product MLPARPANSTISHLSFEQTLARLRQAIVRRQLKVFAMIDFAADAWSADMELRPTTMIMFGNPAIGTRLLQDDQTTALDLPLKMLVYQTSRGEVRITYIDPVVIAERHGLGVEARRAAALMRHLLTDVAAEAATK from the coding sequence ATGCTGCCGGCCAGGCCTGCAAACTCGACGATTAGCCACCTTTCGTTCGAGCAAACCCTGGCACGGCTCCGTCAGGCGATCGTAAGGCGTCAACTCAAGGTTTTCGCCATGATCGACTTCGCGGCGGATGCCTGGAGTGCCGATATGGAACTGCGGCCGACCACCATGATCATGTTCGGGAACCCAGCGATAGGCACTCGCCTCTTGCAGGATGACCAAACCACCGCACTCGATCTGCCCCTGAAAATGCTCGTCTATCAGACCAGCCGCGGCGAGGTTCGGATCACGTACATCGATCCTGTCGTCATAGCCGAACGACACGGCCTGGGTGTCGAAGCTCGCCGTGCCGCCGCTCTGATGCGCCATCTGCTGACCGACGTCGCCGCGGAGGCGGCGACCAAATAG
- a CDS encoding HD domain-containing protein, translated as MLDKLETIAGIRIPDSQMARDATALVRDTETDLLYHHSRRVFLFGALTGERRGLKYDPELLYIGAMFHDMGLIDSHASETERFEVDGANAAKNFLHSYDISERDIDDVWDSIALHTTPGIPQHKRPVVALVTAGVEMDVLGIAYDDFTDEQRQEVCACHPRGLKFKHGILSAFCYGTIRKPHTTAGNVKADVLEAMDPTFKRWNFVDTILNSKWES; from the coding sequence ATGCTCGACAAACTTGAGACAATCGCCGGAATCCGCATTCCGGACAGCCAAATGGCGCGCGACGCGACAGCTCTCGTGCGCGATACGGAGACTGACCTGCTTTATCATCACTCACGGCGCGTGTTCCTCTTCGGAGCGTTGACCGGCGAACGACGAGGACTGAAGTACGATCCGGAACTGCTCTATATCGGCGCGATGTTCCACGACATGGGACTGATCGACTCCCATGCCAGCGAAACCGAGCGTTTCGAGGTGGACGGCGCGAACGCCGCGAAGAACTTCCTGCATTCCTACGACATTTCCGAGCGTGACATCGACGATGTGTGGGACTCCATTGCGTTGCATACCACCCCCGGCATCCCTCAACACAAACGGCCCGTCGTCGCCTTGGTTACGGCAGGCGTCGAAATGGACGTCCTTGGCATCGCCTACGACGATTTTACCGACGAGCAGCGGCAAGAGGTGTGCGCCTGCCATCCGCGCGGGCTGAAGTTCAAACACGGCATTCTCTCCGCGTTCTGCTACGGAACGATCCGCAAGCCGCATACCACGGCCGGAAACGTGAAGGCTGACGTCCTCGAAGCGATGGACCCGACGTTCAAGCGTTGGAATTTCGTCGATACGATCCTCAATTCCAAATGGGAAAGCTGA
- a CDS encoding tautomerase family protein has product MPYINVKFTKGSATPEQKAKIIEGMTNVLRDVIDKAPAATWVVIDEVEFEDWGVGGLPVLDYWEKTGISASASQNRN; this is encoded by the coding sequence ATGCCGTATATCAATGTCAAGTTCACCAAGGGCAGCGCGACGCCTGAACAGAAGGCAAAAATCATCGAAGGCATGACCAACGTCCTGCGCGATGTCATCGACAAAGCCCCGGCCGCCACCTGGGTCGTCATTGACGAGGTCGAATTCGAAGATTGGGGCGTCGGCGGGCTTCCGGTTCTTGACTATTGGGAGAAGACGGGCATCAGCGCGTCGGCTAGCCAGAACAGAAACTGA
- a CDS encoding SDR family NAD(P)-dependent oxidoreductase, with amino-acid sequence MSIETKVAIVTGASQGIGAGIVAGYRKRGWNVVANSRNISQDVYGADSGVAAVAGDVADPQTAARLVETAIERFGRVDTLVNNAGIFIAKPFTDYTAEDFTRKIAVNVAGFFFITQAFIAQLKKLNAKGHVVSITTTIVDQPINGVPAVLASVTKGGIDSATRGLAIEYASSGIRVNAVSPGIIKTPLHAPETHEMLAGLHPVGRMGEIEEIVQAVLYLEDASFVTGETLHVDGGQHAGHW; translated from the coding sequence ATGAGCATCGAAACTAAAGTCGCCATCGTCACCGGCGCGTCCCAGGGGATCGGAGCCGGCATCGTCGCCGGATATCGCAAGCGGGGATGGAATGTCGTCGCAAACTCGAGAAACATATCGCAGGATGTCTACGGCGCGGACAGCGGCGTAGCCGCCGTCGCCGGCGACGTTGCCGATCCGCAGACAGCGGCCCGTCTTGTCGAAACTGCCATCGAACGGTTCGGCCGGGTGGACACGTTGGTCAACAACGCCGGCATTTTCATCGCCAAGCCGTTCACCGACTACACCGCCGAAGACTTCACAAGGAAGATTGCGGTCAACGTCGCGGGCTTCTTTTTCATCACACAAGCATTCATCGCCCAGCTCAAGAAGCTGAACGCCAAGGGGCACGTGGTCAGCATCACCACGACGATCGTCGACCAGCCGATCAACGGGGTGCCGGCGGTTCTAGCCTCCGTGACGAAAGGCGGCATCGATTCCGCGACCCGCGGTCTCGCGATCGAATATGCATCCTCCGGCATTCGCGTGAACGCCGTCTCCCCCGGCATTATCAAGACACCGCTCCACGCGCCGGAGACCCACGAGATGTTGGCTGGGCTGCATCCGGTCGGTCGGATGGGCGAAATCGAGGAAATCGTTCAGGCAGTCCTTTACCTCGAGGATGCCTCGTTCGTGACCGGCGAGACCCTTCACGTCGACGGCGGCCAGCACGCCGGGCACTGGTGA
- a CDS encoding alpha/beta fold hydrolase: MNASKAIPVTHHRTATVDGLEIFYREAGPADAPAVVLLHGFPSSSHMYRNLIPALADEYHVIAPDLPGFGLSAMPPREEFDYGFAGFANVVNGLLEQLQVNRYVLYVMDYGAPTGFRLALMHPDRVAGIVSQNGNAYEDGLQKFWDPIKALWKDNSKENRDALRPFMTLEITKFQYVDGVKDISRIDPSNWIVDQHFLDRPGNVEIQLGLFYDYRKNVELYPAFQKFFREHRPPTLLVWGANDSIFPAEGAKAFLRDNPGAELHLLDSGHFAFEDKADEIVPLMRDFLSRVY, encoded by the coding sequence ATGAACGCTTCTAAGGCCATCCCTGTTACTCACCACCGGACCGCTACCGTGGACGGTCTTGAGATTTTTTACCGCGAGGCCGGCCCGGCGGACGCCCCCGCAGTCGTCCTGCTGCACGGTTTTCCAAGCTCGTCCCACATGTACCGCAACTTGATCCCCGCTCTCGCGGACGAGTACCATGTGATCGCTCCGGATCTTCCGGGTTTTGGCCTTTCGGCGATGCCGCCACGCGAGGAATTTGACTACGGGTTCGCCGGCTTCGCCAACGTTGTCAACGGCTTGCTCGAGCAACTGCAAGTAAATCGTTATGTTCTCTACGTCATGGACTACGGCGCGCCGACTGGCTTCCGCCTCGCGTTGATGCATCCTGACCGCGTGGCGGGCATCGTGTCCCAAAACGGAAACGCGTACGAGGACGGCCTCCAGAAGTTCTGGGACCCGATCAAGGCTCTCTGGAAGGACAACTCGAAGGAAAACCGGGACGCCCTTCGCCCGTTCATGACGCTGGAGATCACCAAGTTCCAGTACGTCGACGGCGTCAAGGACATCAGCCGAATCGACCCGTCCAACTGGATCGTCGACCAGCATTTTCTCGATCGGCCGGGCAACGTCGAAATCCAACTCGGTCTCTTCTACGATTACCGGAAGAACGTCGAGCTTTACCCGGCGTTTCAGAAGTTCTTCCGGGAGCATCGCCCGCCCACGCTTCTGGTCTGGGGCGCGAACGACAGCATCTTCCCCGCCGAAGGCGCGAAAGCCTTCTTGCGCGACAATCCGGGTGCCGAACTTCATCTGCTCGACAGCGGCCATTTCGCGTTCGAAGACAAGGCCGATGAAATCGTCCCGCTGATGCGCGATTTCCTGAGCCGCGTCTACTGA
- a CDS encoding type 1 glutamine amidotransferase domain-containing protein — MKILMVLTSHDTLGDTGKKTGFWLEEFAAPYYTFLDAGAEITLASPKGGQPPIDPKSDTPEGQTELTERFKADPATQGVLANTKPLSEVNSGDFDAIFYPGGHGPMWDLAEDETSIKLIGEFYNEGKPVGAVCHAPAVLHRVEIGGKPLVSGKRVSGFTNTEEEAVHLTNVVPFLVEDELKRLGGKYEKVDDWQVLAITDGHLVTGQNPASSAEAARQVLALLN, encoded by the coding sequence ATGAAGATTCTGATGGTTCTCACGTCGCACGACACGCTCGGCGACACCGGCAAGAAGACCGGGTTCTGGCTCGAGGAGTTCGCGGCTCCGTATTACACCTTCCTCGACGCCGGCGCGGAGATCACCCTGGCGTCGCCGAAGGGCGGCCAGCCGCCGATCGATCCCAAGAGCGACACGCCGGAAGGGCAGACCGAGCTGACGGAGCGCTTCAAGGCCGATCCGGCCACCCAGGGTGTACTCGCCAACACCAAGCCTCTGTCCGAAGTCAATTCCGGCGACTTCGACGCGATCTTCTACCCCGGCGGTCACGGGCCGATGTGGGACCTCGCCGAAGATGAGACGTCCATCAAGCTGATCGGCGAATTCTACAACGAGGGCAAGCCGGTCGGCGCGGTATGTCATGCACCCGCCGTCCTGCACCGCGTCGAAATCGGCGGCAAGCCACTCGTCAGCGGCAAGCGTGTCTCGGGCTTCACCAACACCGAGGAAGAGGCCGTTCACCTCACCAACGTGGTTCCGTTCCTCGTCGAGGACGAACTGAAGCGGCTCGGCGGGAAGTACGAGAAGGTCGACGACTGGCAGGTTCTCGCGATCACGGACGGCCATCTCGTGACCGGCCAGAATCCCGCGTCTTCTGCCGAGGCCGCGCGCCAGGTTCTCGCCCTCCTCAATTGA
- a CDS encoding OsmC family protein produces MRIVRSASVTWTGGMKDGVGAVSTDSGALEGYPYGFGSRFEGVQGTNPEELIAAAHASCFTMALAMMLAKANHTVVKLETEARVALESAGDGFAITSSRLKLKGQVTGLDIAGLTAIANEAKAGCPVSKVLNTDVVLEVTAA; encoded by the coding sequence GTGCGTATAGTTCGGTCCGCGTCCGTAACCTGGACAGGCGGTATGAAAGACGGCGTGGGAGCCGTATCGACCGACAGCGGTGCGCTCGAGGGATACCCATACGGCTTCGGAAGCCGTTTCGAAGGTGTTCAGGGCACCAATCCCGAGGAACTGATAGCAGCGGCCCACGCGAGCTGCTTCACGATGGCCCTCGCGATGATGCTGGCAAAGGCCAACCACACCGTGGTGAAGCTCGAGACCGAAGCTCGCGTCGCGCTCGAGAGCGCGGGGGACGGGTTCGCCATCACTTCCAGCCGCCTCAAGCTGAAAGGGCAAGTCACCGGTCTCGATATCGCTGGGCTGACGGCGATCGCCAACGAGGCAAAGGCCGGATGCCCGGTTTCAAAGGTTTTGAACACGGACGTCGTCCTCGAAGTCACGGCCGCCTGA
- a CDS encoding NAD(P)-dependent alcohol dehydrogenase, translating to MKTVAAVARTEKAPFSLEEVTLPEPEGADVLVRIAGVGICHTDLASRDGTLGAPFPSIFGHEGAGVVEKVGPLVTKLRPGDHVVLAPASDGTCRHCQTGNPMYCEHFTELNFQTEPRAEGASLSDGKTAALRYFGQSSFGHHALASERNAVKVPTDIPLHLLGPLGCGIQTGAGTVMNGLRPEAGQSIVILGTGAVGLAAIIGAAVCGCGDIIAVDRVDSRLEMARELGATHTINTSNVTDLGTAIMEIVPHGVDFIVDCAGVAGLLGAAILGLGKLGTVALVAVPPTSDRKLEVAWFPTLLQGQSVRGFVEGNSVPDIFIPRMIELYVQGRFPFDKIIKTYPFDQINRAVEDQLTGATIKAVLKAGD from the coding sequence ATGAAAACCGTGGCAGCTGTCGCCCGCACTGAAAAGGCACCGTTCTCACTGGAGGAAGTCACCCTCCCGGAACCGGAGGGGGCTGATGTCCTTGTACGAATTGCGGGGGTGGGCATCTGCCATACAGACCTGGCCAGCCGGGATGGTACCCTTGGCGCACCGTTCCCGTCGATTTTCGGTCATGAGGGAGCGGGCGTTGTCGAGAAGGTGGGACCGCTGGTTACCAAGCTGAGGCCAGGTGATCACGTAGTTCTCGCTCCTGCATCGGACGGCACCTGCCGTCATTGCCAGACAGGCAATCCGATGTACTGCGAGCACTTCACCGAACTCAATTTCCAGACGGAGCCGCGCGCAGAGGGCGCGTCGCTGTCAGACGGTAAAACCGCGGCCCTGCGGTATTTTGGCCAGTCTTCCTTCGGGCATCACGCGCTTGCGTCCGAGCGCAACGCGGTCAAGGTCCCGACCGACATTCCGCTGCATCTTCTCGGTCCCCTCGGATGCGGCATCCAGACCGGGGCAGGGACGGTCATGAACGGTCTACGGCCAGAGGCCGGCCAGAGCATAGTTATTCTTGGCACCGGCGCGGTGGGTCTCGCCGCGATTATCGGCGCTGCGGTATGCGGATGCGGAGATATCATCGCCGTCGACCGCGTCGATAGCCGCCTGGAGATGGCGCGGGAGCTGGGCGCGACGCACACGATCAACACATCCAACGTAACGGACCTCGGGACCGCCATCATGGAAATCGTGCCTCACGGCGTCGATTTCATCGTCGATTGTGCCGGCGTTGCCGGACTGCTTGGAGCCGCAATCCTCGGGCTCGGCAAACTTGGCACTGTCGCGCTGGTCGCAGTTCCGCCGACGTCCGATCGCAAGCTCGAAGTCGCGTGGTTCCCGACGCTCCTTCAGGGGCAATCGGTACGCGGCTTCGTGGAAGGCAACTCCGTCCCCGACATCTTCATTCCGCGCATGATCGAACTTTATGTCCAGGGACGCTTCCCGTTCGACAAGATCATCAAGACCTATCCATTTGACCAGATCAACAGGGCGGTCGAGGATCAGCTGACGGGTGCGACGATCAAGGCGGTCCTCAAGGCAGGTGACTAG
- a CDS encoding SCO family protein: MLSDSPITFALTDHFGTQVDQSSYAGRWMLVFFGFTNCRAVCPRNLGKLSEALALVPDLADEIHPLYVTVDPARDTPAVMREFLEARFPRFTGLTGNEAEIGRAKDGFGVFARRVDEGEGQYQMPHTALTYLLDRRGRYRSHWPSVLEVEEIGERIRQTFEAQLDED, encoded by the coding sequence ATGCTGTCCGATTCGCCGATCACATTTGCTTTGACAGATCATTTCGGGACGCAAGTCGACCAGTCGAGCTATGCAGGCAGATGGATGCTGGTGTTCTTCGGCTTTACGAACTGCAGGGCGGTTTGCCCGAGAAATCTCGGCAAGCTAAGCGAGGCTCTCGCTCTTGTCCCGGACCTCGCAGACGAAATTCACCCGCTCTACGTCACCGTCGATCCGGCGAGGGACACGCCCGCGGTGATGCGGGAGTTTCTCGAGGCGCGTTTCCCACGGTTCACGGGTCTGACCGGGAACGAGGCAGAGATCGGCCGCGCGAAGGATGGCTTCGGCGTCTTCGCGCGGCGGGTCGACGAAGGAGAGGGGCAGTATCAGATGCCTCATACTGCCCTCACGTACCTTTTGGACCGCCGCGGTCGATACCGAAGTCACTGGCCTTCCGTCCTCGAAGTAGAAGAAATCGGCGAACGTATCCGACAGACCTTTGAAGCCCAGCTGGACGAGGATTAG
- a CDS encoding helix-turn-helix domain-containing protein — MQYGAYGVELARRFNIDDAPFMRTSTLKSEQLAATRVTTGSRGSGLTDYIPVEKAYIVTVRLQGIAKFESFRAGKLTWKGSCEAGTMSIMNLQDEPQLHLPTFYDCVKFYIPEIIISELAQSNDMPQIRDLRYLPTVSDPAMHTFAKVLAPLFGKPIHDGSLFFDHVAIAAYLHLARTYGGLNRPLPQAGTLADWQLRRATELLASSVEDGVSIQALAAACELPVERFLRAFKRSTGLPPHRWLREYKIKKATSMLRDTKLSISEIAYACGFSDQAHMTRLFVALTGNTPGAVRKGATGSQLV; from the coding sequence ATGCAGTACGGAGCCTATGGAGTAGAACTCGCCCGGCGCTTCAACATCGACGACGCGCCGTTCATGCGAACTTCGACGCTGAAATCCGAACAGCTGGCGGCGACCCGCGTGACGACCGGTAGCCGCGGTTCCGGCCTCACCGACTACATTCCGGTGGAGAAAGCCTACATCGTAACGGTAAGGCTCCAGGGGATCGCCAAGTTTGAGTCCTTCCGCGCCGGAAAGCTGACCTGGAAGGGCAGCTGCGAGGCAGGCACGATGAGCATCATGAATTTGCAGGACGAGCCGCAGTTGCATCTGCCGACGTTCTACGACTGCGTCAAATTCTACATCCCGGAGATAATCATTTCGGAACTCGCACAGTCAAACGACATGCCGCAGATACGCGACTTACGATACCTACCCACCGTCTCCGATCCGGCAATGCACACCTTTGCGAAGGTTCTCGCTCCCTTGTTCGGGAAGCCCATTCATGACGGCTCCCTCTTCTTCGACCACGTCGCGATCGCGGCCTACCTGCATCTCGCGCGAACTTACGGCGGGCTCAATCGACCTCTTCCGCAAGCCGGGACATTGGCGGACTGGCAGCTTCGCCGCGCGACCGAATTGCTCGCGTCCTCGGTAGAGGACGGAGTGAGCATCCAGGCGCTTGCCGCGGCATGCGAGCTTCCGGTCGAGCGCTTCCTCCGGGCGTTCAAGAGAAGTACCGGCCTTCCTCCTCATCGTTGGTTGCGAGAGTACAAAATAAAGAAGGCCACCTCCATGTTGCGCGATACGAAGCTAAGCATCTCGGAAATCGCCTATGCCTGCGGATTCTCCGACCAGGCGCACATGACGCGCCTTTTCGTCGCGCTCACGGGCAACACACCGGGCGCTGTCCGCAAGGGTGCCACTGGCTCGCAGCTCGTCTAA
- a CDS encoding LysE family translocator, with protein MSYVAIYISILSALLAAAISPGPSFLTVSRISASHSRSDGLAAAAAMGLGGCLFSVLALAGLTSLLSRFQWLDVVLKLLGGGYLVYIGIQSWRHASSPLPRTTATSGGKSIWRSFRSAFLVQVSNPKTIVVYASVFASLLPAETPTEFIATIPIGVFMIETGWYALVALGFSSHHVQGAYDSAKRLIDRSVGILIAGLGVRLIGLAHH; from the coding sequence ATGTCCTACGTTGCAATCTACATATCCATCCTGTCGGCGCTGCTCGCAGCTGCGATTAGCCCGGGTCCCAGCTTTCTTACCGTTAGTCGCATCTCTGCCTCGCATTCGCGGAGCGACGGGCTCGCGGCTGCGGCAGCTATGGGGCTGGGTGGCTGCTTGTTTTCTGTCCTGGCGTTGGCCGGGCTGACATCGCTGTTATCGCGCTTCCAGTGGCTCGACGTGGTGCTGAAGCTCCTCGGCGGCGGGTACCTCGTGTACATCGGGATTCAGTCGTGGCGGCATGCGAGCTCGCCATTGCCGCGGACCACGGCGACATCAGGGGGAAAATCGATCTGGCGTAGCTTCCGCTCGGCATTCCTGGTTCAGGTGAGCAACCCGAAAACCATCGTGGTCTACGCGAGCGTCTTCGCTAGCCTTCTGCCCGCCGAAACGCCAACCGAATTCATCGCTACGATCCCCATCGGCGTATTCATGATCGAAACCGGTTGGTATGCTTTAGTCGCCCTTGGTTTTTCTTCGCACCATGTCCAGGGTGCATATGATTCCGCGAAAAGGCTCATCGACCGATCAGTCGGCATACTTATCGCGGGTCTGGGGGTGCGTCTCATCGGTCTCGCGCATCACTGA
- the ycaC gene encoding isochorismate family cysteine hydrolase YcaC, with translation MLDHQTGLFSLVRDFQPDEFRNNVLALAATAKYFGLPTILATSMDQGPNGVLLPQLREILPDAPVIKRPGEINAWDNPEFLTTLKATGKKQIIVAGIVTDVCVAMPTLSALAEGYEVFVVVDASGTFSNVARDSAHIRMANAGAQLINWFAVACELQRDWRNGLEGLAALFEKHIPDYGNLISGLKR, from the coding sequence ATGCTCGATCACCAGACTGGTCTCTTTTCGCTCGTCAGAGACTTCCAACCCGACGAATTCCGCAACAACGTCCTGGCTCTCGCGGCCACTGCAAAGTATTTTGGCCTCCCCACCATTCTGGCGACGAGCATGGATCAGGGGCCAAACGGCGTGCTCCTCCCACAACTGAGGGAAATTCTCCCGGATGCGCCGGTGATCAAGCGTCCCGGTGAGATTAATGCTTGGGACAATCCGGAATTCCTCACAACCCTGAAGGCGACGGGCAAAAAGCAGATCATCGTCGCGGGCATCGTAACCGACGTTTGTGTGGCGATGCCGACCCTCTCGGCGTTGGCCGAAGGCTACGAGGTCTTCGTGGTAGTTGACGCATCCGGGACCTTCAGCAACGTCGCGCGCGATTCCGCCCACATTCGCATGGCGAACGCCGGCGCGCAGCTGATCAATTGGTTTGCCGTCGCGTGCGAACTTCAGCGCGATTGGCGAAATGGGCTCGAAGGCCTCGCGGCTCTCTTCGAGAAACACATCCCGGATTACGGCAACCTCATCAGCGGCCTGAAGCGCTAG
- a CDS encoding YbfB/YjiJ family MFS transporter, whose protein sequence is MDHHSHHGLAQSPRLKHRSGQIVAVTGALSLAVAMGIGRFAFTPLMPMMAQEEILDIAAGSNLASANYLGYLTGAMLLTGAPRVIPNGVLVRLSLIATAVLTAAMAINWPVGWLFFRFLAGAFSAFAFVGTSAWAFAHLTRLDASHFGGIVFTGPGLGIAFSGIVAWELFAVDLTTASAWLAFAAVSFVATFILWPVLGDRELPPRKDANARGEPAAGRIDRMEMVVFALAYGFAGFGYIVTATFLPAMAHAELPRSIWLDAFWPLFGAAAAVGCVVAVNVAKRFDPRILLFVAYVTQAIGVTIILPLPTLAGFTACSILVGLPFTAINFFALKEVQRLRPHAPARYMGMLTALYGIGQIAGPPVVAVLLSNAASVEAGYNAALVVAAASLALGSLIYLYMYFRWPLGEPVMGSTAPPHRTDHGKPGANL, encoded by the coding sequence ATGGATCACCATTCGCATCACGGTCTCGCCCAAAGCCCACGGCTCAAACATCGTTCGGGCCAAATTGTCGCCGTAACCGGAGCACTGTCTCTTGCCGTTGCGATGGGCATCGGACGGTTTGCTTTCACGCCGCTCATGCCGATGATGGCCCAAGAAGAGATTTTGGACATTGCCGCTGGGAGCAATCTCGCCAGCGCCAACTATCTCGGCTATCTAACCGGAGCGATGCTACTGACGGGCGCGCCGAGGGTGATCCCGAACGGGGTGCTCGTACGATTGAGCTTGATCGCGACTGCGGTGCTCACGGCGGCGATGGCGATCAACTGGCCCGTCGGATGGCTTTTCTTCCGCTTCCTCGCCGGCGCATTCAGCGCGTTCGCCTTTGTGGGCACCTCGGCTTGGGCGTTCGCTCATCTAACGCGGTTGGACGCCAGCCATTTCGGCGGCATTGTCTTCACTGGACCAGGTCTGGGTATCGCGTTCTCGGGCATCGTGGCGTGGGAGCTCTTCGCAGTCGACCTGACGACCGCGAGCGCGTGGCTGGCGTTCGCGGCAGTTTCCTTTGTCGCGACGTTCATATTGTGGCCGGTGCTGGGGGACCGCGAGCTTCCGCCTCGGAAGGATGCAAACGCCCGGGGAGAACCTGCTGCGGGCCGGATCGACCGGATGGAAATGGTCGTATTCGCACTCGCTTACGGTTTCGCCGGCTTTGGCTACATCGTTACGGCCACCTTCCTCCCGGCAATGGCTCATGCCGAGCTTCCCCGGTCGATCTGGTTAGACGCCTTCTGGCCGCTCTTCGGCGCGGCGGCCGCCGTCGGCTGCGTCGTAGCTGTGAACGTTGCGAAGCGGTTTGATCCGAGGATTCTTCTGTTCGTCGCCTACGTGACGCAGGCGATCGGCGTGACGATAATCCTTCCTCTGCCGACTCTTGCCGGCTTCACCGCCTGCAGCATTTTGGTGGGGCTACCCTTCACCGCCATCAACTTCTTCGCGCTCAAGGAAGTGCAGCGCCTCCGTCCACACGCTCCCGCGAGGTACATGGGAATGCTGACCGCCCTTTACGGCATTGGTCAGATTGCCGGTCCGCCCGTCGTTGCCGTCTTGCTGTCGAACGCGGCATCCGTGGAAGCCGGATACAACGCTGCGCTTGTCGTCGCCGCCGCCTCGCTTGCGCTGGGTAGTCTCATCTATCTGTACATGTACTTCCGCTGGCCGCTGGGCGAACCGGTGATGGGAAGCACTGCTCCGCCGCATCGGACTGACCATGGCAAACCTGGAGCCAATCTATGA
- the tehA gene encoding dicarboxylate transporter/tellurite-resistance protein TehA, whose amino-acid sequence MTSSSAQATSDGLERGRGLRLPLLPASAFGIVLGTAGLANSWRAASSYWGLPEQIGAGVAIAAVAIWIVLTTLFAIKWLVFRGDAVEEVFHPVQCCFVGLVGVSTMLAAGAMLPWWPGCAKALFWVGFAYTIAFGVWRTGDLWHGGRDPSTTTAVLYLPTVAGSFVTAIVGTHFAGPVFGQMAFGAGLFSWLAIESVLLHRLLTAVELADALRPTIGIQLAPPAVGSVAYLSTSSGHPDILILTMFGYAVLQTLLMLRILPWVMKQGFSASYWAFTFGATSLATSAIKLAQRDAGEPIYQLAKVAFALANITVGIIAVMSLILLLRGALFSMKRVE is encoded by the coding sequence ATGACTTCTTCTTCCGCGCAAGCAACGTCGGATGGTCTCGAACGTGGGCGAGGTCTTCGGCTCCCATTGTTGCCAGCTTCGGCGTTCGGCATCGTCCTGGGGACTGCCGGACTTGCGAATTCCTGGCGTGCGGCGTCTTCGTATTGGGGCCTCCCTGAGCAAATCGGAGCCGGAGTCGCTATTGCGGCCGTCGCAATCTGGATCGTGCTGACAACGCTTTTCGCTATTAAATGGCTTGTCTTCCGTGGCGATGCCGTCGAGGAGGTTTTTCACCCCGTGCAGTGCTGTTTCGTCGGCCTGGTCGGTGTGTCCACGATGTTGGCGGCAGGGGCGATGCTGCCCTGGTGGCCGGGGTGCGCGAAGGCGCTCTTCTGGGTCGGCTTCGCCTACACGATCGCGTTTGGCGTCTGGCGCACAGGTGATCTTTGGCACGGCGGCCGCGATCCGTCGACGACGACCGCGGTGTTATACCTCCCCACCGTCGCCGGATCGTTCGTAACGGCGATCGTTGGCACCCATTTCGCCGGCCCGGTTTTCGGTCAGATGGCTTTCGGAGCGGGTCTGTTTTCCTGGTTGGCGATCGAGTCCGTGTTGCTCCACCGGTTATTGACGGCCGTCGAACTTGCTGACGCGCTTCGACCGACCATCGGCATCCAGCTGGCACCTCCGGCCGTCGGGTCGGTCGCCTATCTCAGCACAAGCTCGGGACATCCCGATATCCTGATCCTGACGATGTTCGGGTATGCGGTATTGCAGACGTTGCTGATGCTCCGGATACTGCCTTGGGTGATGAAACAGGGCTTTTCGGCGTCGTATTGGGCATTCACGTTCGGAGCGACGTCGTTGGCAACCTCCGCGATTAAGCTTGCGCAGCGCGACGCGGGAGAACCCATATATCAGCTGGCTAAGGTCGCCTTTGCGCTTGCCAACATCACCGTTGGCATCATCGCAGTGATGAGCCTGATCCTTCTCCTTCGGGGCGCTTTGTTTAGCATGAAGCGAGTCGAATAG